The genomic window CACCCACCTCTGTAGGTGGCCGCTCAGCCGAGGTGAGGCTGGGGTACACCAAGCAGTACCTCAGCACGCACAGGGGTTGGCGACAAAGTGCCAGGCACACAAACAAGGAACGCACACTGTGCGTGCAGCCCGCACTTGCACATTCGTCAGCAGGGGAAGGGGTACTTCTCCTTCACGTTAGTGGCCTCAAAGACGGTGATGCCGGACTTCATGCGtggagcgccgccgcgcttctTGTACTGAAACTGCACATGTTCCGCTTTCTCCCCGTCCATCTTGAAGGAAACCACGTTGCGGAACGTCGGGCACGTGTCGGGCAGGCGCACAAACGACACCCGCAGGCCGCTCGCAGTCGACTTGTTGGGAGTCAGCATGCTCAACGTGAAATCCTTCGGGCCATTGCGGTTCGCCACCATAATGCGCGGAATGACGTAGAGCGGAGATTGCGCGGGGTCAAGCTCGAGCTCGAGCCCAACGTCACGGGCAATAATGTACTCGTACCGATCGGGCGGATGCACCTCAGGGTTCTCGGTGCTAAGAGCCACAATCTGCTGTGTGTCCTTCTCTGCGTTGCGCCCCGTTACGCAGATGAGCAGCCCCTTGTACAGCTCCTCCGGGTCCCCGGGACTCCGCAGGCGGCGGTCTTTCTGGGATAAGGTGAAGAAAACCTTCTGCCTCTTCTTGAGTTCGATCCTGAGCACCACGGAGGGAATGATGCCAACGAAGCTGCCGGGGAAGCGGTACTGAAACCAGGACTTCTTCACCATACACACCCCGCCACCCTCGAAGAACCGCACCGCGTCCCTCCACTCCATCCAGAAGGTGCCGTCACTCACCTTGCTCGGCTTGCAGGACCGGCGCACCAGCAAGTGCTTCTGCCACTTGTCGCTGTTCTTGCCCCACGCGCCGGTCCACTCGTCACCGGTGCCCCACGGGTTTCGAAtcttcagcagcttcacTCGCGGGATAAGAAACTGGCGCACCTTGAGCACCGAGTAGGAGTGGCCGGTGCTCAGCCCCGCCGCCTTGTAGCGCGCCTCGAGCGATGCCTCGTTCGAAGTCCTGCTGTCAACGTTGTATGCGCTCGTGTCCTTGCCTGGAGTGCTGATGGAGATAAGATAGCCACTTTTTCGGTAGCGCAACAGGTCCTTGAAGAACTGCGATGCGACCTCTTCCTCattcgctgccgccctccaCGTCTTTGTGAAGGCGTACACCGGGAACCCCGTCAAATCCTGAAGGGCGTGCAGGGGATTGCCGCCGATAATGGACGCATACGAGCCGTGGATTTTGGCgtacgccttctccagcagcgacacccACAACTCGTACGGGTCTCCGGCGGAGCGGGCAAAGTACACAACTCCGTTGTACGTCGGCAGGTAACTGTCGACAATGACGTTGCAGAACCAACCGTTCTTGTTCAGGTACACGCGGTAGCCACCCGCCTGCTCTTCCTTCAAGCGCTTCGACCTGGAGACAGGGTGGCGGAAGATGTCCTTGACCATCGTCTTGCTCTCCGCCACGACCGCAATGGAGCACATAAGCCAGCAGTCACCGAGGTGACCCTGCTCAATGTCGTCAGCGTCCACGCCGTGGCGGAACAGTTTGATCTCCTTGTGCGCCATCGCCGGTATGTAGTCTTTTGGCCGCCTCCACGTGATGGAGGTCATGTTCGCCACGCTGTTCTTGTCGTGAGGTCGCTGCAAAGACGCCTGTGACGGATGGAAACTCATGTCAACGTATGGGATATTACTCTTCCTGCACCTGTACAGgagctcctcctcatcgtGGCTCACCCCAGCCACGCCGGCCACCTTTTGTGTCTCGCTCAGGCACTTCGCCTTCGCCTCGCGGTTGATCCTCTCAATGTAATTCGGGTCCAGGCCGCGAGATGTCCTCGTAGCGCTGTACATGATCTGCGTCTTCTCGGCAAATTTCACATACGGCAGCGTCTCCAGCGGATAGACGACGACAGTGCACTCCGTCCCACCGGCGGGTGTCGTCCTCACCTTCGTCCGTCCATGCGCTGTTTTGTACACGGCAGTTGTCTTATGGAAGGTGAAGATGATGTGCATTTCCATATCTAATGTGTCGTTGTAGAGGAACCACTTGCGCTTGTCCACCTCCACCCGGTAGCATCGGCCATCCTCAAAGAGGGGGTAGCAGTCCCCCTTGACTGCCGGGCCGCCATACTTGAACTTGTGCACCTTCGTCTGGAGATAGCGCTTCCTCGCCTTACttttggtgctgctgccaccgcagaGCCACCTTGGCCGGCGAAAGCGCATTGGTTGTGGGAGCAGGTGGAAGCCAGAGGAAGAGATGGGAAAGCGAGACACCTGCCGTGTCGCGTGCAAGCAGATccacgaagaggaaaagagagaggaggtaaCAGAAGTGGTGATGGAGACGCCAAAGAGGCTCACTAACGACGATTCAGGCAGCAACGCATAACACTTTTACCTTTCCACTAGTTCATTCGCTGCCCTACAACACGAGCCATACTCCACCTTACCCCGTCTCCGGCACacgcccatcgcgtggtgcaaaGCGGCCGTAGACACGCATTACAGCAATCCCCATCCAGTCACCTGCGCATAGCCTCTGCACCAAGCTCTACCCGCCACTCGCaccgcaggtcgcctcacagtCGCTCCCATCATGCTGGTCGCCATCTGGGGCACCCCACGGAGTGGTTCAGGCTTCGTACACCAGTAGAtagcgagggccgggtgagatgTGTTCGCCACGGTGGCACTCGGACTATCGCAAGGGTAGTGCAAACCATGTTCACTGTCACAGGTCGCTCCGACCCAAAGTCGCccaggacctgaccgccAACTTCAGTAACGACGCATCGTACTAACGACCCCTACGTCGTGGATACCTGGCCCTGTCCCCACCAGAGGGGCCTCGGGTATGGGCGGGGAAAGGGGCTGTCTTGCTTCTCCCCAAACAGGGCGGGGTGTTGAGCCCtggatgccacgcactgagggGTCCACCGTCCACGGAGGCACCATAAAAAAGCGCATTAGTGAAAGGGGGGACACAGACGCTGTGCACGAgtcgtcatcgctgtcgATCAATCAATGAAGCGTTGGAGTTCCAGgcagaagaaagagaaaagcggcGTGCGCTATCACACCAAGTGGGACAACAACCGCGACATGACCCGAAGCACCGCACCGCTACTGCGCATCGACGACAACTTTCCTTTTGCCTGCCTTGAGGCGCTCCTCCTACAGGGGTGGAGGAAATGAGCTGATGGAACTCCTTACGATGATATCTCAAAGCttcaagcagcagcaagtgAAGGTAGGGCCCTTGCACGCTAGAATACCCGCCGCACCACTGCGCTGGAGTAAATGTGGGGAGCGACCCTGAGACAGTCCGCTTACTCCGCTCTCCTTGCCACTGGACAGGAGAGCAGAAGCGCGGCCACGGTCCCCTCGCTTGAGAACAGGACAAcggcgccctctctctctcccgccctccctcaccctATAGCGCTGGTGAAAGGGGGGGTCCCTTACGTAGAAAACCTCAATTTCGCCTCTGATGCGCATTGCCGAAGCGCCTCCGGGAAGGGCAAACGAGAGAAAAGCGGTGAagagtgaagagggaaaacgGCAGCAACGACCGTAGCGAGCGGGCGGAGATTAACAacaaaggagggggagaggggggctgccgCGCTCTCTCACGAAGACGACGAAAACATCGTACGCAACTGCCGCCTCCCTTTCTGAGAGCGCAGGGAAGAAAGTAGAGAGGGGTAACAGGCGCGTCTCAAGGAAGGGAAGAGTGCCTGATAGGTTTGTTACCAAAGGGAAATCGttagggggagaggaggggaagaaggagcCAAGAGACGTACCACaggtagagagaggggaggagaagggggaggagagtcAGTCAGCGGCATCACAGTacagagagagcaaagaaggaagaagtgaagagaagaacggcgaaggcagaggcggagagaagaCACGTGAGACGGCTGTGTTTGCCCAGCCACtaggcgggggagggggggcaaagaggagaggagaggggaggtgagGCGGCACAAGCACcgcccttttcctttgctccTCCGCACACACATCCGCCTTTTGATCTCCTCGACAGCGATAGCGGCGCGCAGAGCGACACGAGAGCAACCCCCACAAACATGTTGTCGCCGCGCCTCCTTGGGGCGCTGTCAatgctctctccccttcttccgCTTTTCTCCCTGCTGCATGAATCCTTCAGcgggtgggagaggagaagtagcagcagtagcagtgcAAGCGCGCGCAACCCATCACACCCTCCTCAACTCCACACAACAGACCACGCACATAACACCTGTAACACGTCAGCCTCTCATGCGCAGCCCATTTTGCCATGTAAGATACACTGCcggtgccaccaccgctgctgtgttGTCAGCTGGGGTTGGGGTGATCTGCACCGTCCCCGAGgcgcccacccacacatTCACGAGTGGAAAGGCAGCGTAGGGGAGAGACAACTGCGTCGAAGATTCCGGAAGCCGATTGGTGACGAGAACATAGAAGAAAGGGTGGCCGTGGCGAGTCATCCAGTCATGGAGATTTTCCAAATAGGAGAGAcacgaggcggcagcggtagcgACGAGGACGTCGGAGTGCCGCCCGATCCGCTTGCCGCGGCAATCTGCGGGCGCCGTCACTTCAAAACCATCGTCGTCAACGAGCACCAGCGTTGGTACTGCTCGGGTCGTGCGAAAACCCATCATCTcccgcatcgccgctgtccaTCCTTCCACGTAGATGAACTCGATGCGGCCGAGAGTCGACTCGGGCAAGGAGCGCAGTGGAGTGAAGGGCTGCGGCACCTTGGAATACAGGGTAGACTCCTGGCACAGCACTACTACGCTACCGTCGGAACGCTGGACGGTGTTGATGGCTGCCTGGAAGGCGAGAGACGTCTTGCCCACCGCCCGGGCGCCGTGTAGCAGAAAGCCGTGGCCATGAAGTGGCTGCGGGGGCCTACTGCCTTCAGGAAAGAAGATGCTGGCATCCAGCGAGGGATGCGAAGCACAGTCTCTGAAGGACGCGGCCATATCAAGCCAGCAAGGTCCCACTAAACCTGGGCCTGTGGTGCACTCCGATTGATGTATCAGAACAGTGCTGAGGCATCTCTcagagatggagaagaaaTGAGGGTgacagagaaaaggaggtgaaaaagagagggacggcaccacgggggagggggggctgcaCTGCCCCACCACTTCGACTAACCCTCGCCCGCCTCCCATGAGCCCGTGGACACCCAAGACAGCCTCGGCAACGACCCCTGAATCGCTACGACCGCTTCAAGGCCTTCTGTAAAAATGGAGTACGTACAGGGCAGAGGACCACAGCCCGGCTACATTTCACTGCCATCCACCAGATGGGAAGACAAGCGGCGACTCCGCAGCGCTACCATGTAAGCAGTCGCCGCAGGTGAAAGACTCGAATACCCCACGAGCCTTTCATGGGCACCAGCACCAAGATTTTCTGAGGAAGACGCTGTAAGCAGCTCGCATCCGGCGTTGGGTCGCGCATCATGACTCTGTTAGAGGGGTCCAGAGAGAGCTGGGTCGGTTCACCTACCACCAGGGACCACCCTCGCTTCTGCAGAAGCTTCCACACAGCGTAGAAGATGCAAACGATAACCTCAAAGAACACCATATTGGCGGTGTACATGGAAAGGTTTGGCAACCtcagcagctccgctgcGTGCATGCGGAAGTCGTACAACGTGCTGCCCTGAGCATCCTCTGTTTGGTTGAAGTGGAAACCTGCGTAGAGTGCcatgagcggcagcgcacagAAAATGTTCATCGGCGACACCGCCACTCGCTTGCACCGCACATCTCCCGGACGAAGCGACGGGAGAATATGGAGGTAGGGGCCGAGCTGAGAGCGCTCACGTTCAGCATGCCCCATGCGTCTCCGACCTCACACAGCGTCGCTACGACAGCGGACATGGTCACCTACTTCTCCAGCGGCGCGAACACATCAGTACCCTGGTAAGACAGACACGTCAGACCCTGCACATCGGCCATGGACTCCTTGACGGGTTGAGTATCGAAGAAGTACGTGATGTACTCCTCGGCAATGTGTGCGGGCAAAGAGCGGTTGTGGTGCAGGATAGTATCAACACGGTGCTCAGCAGATGCCTGACTAGCAGGCGCTGAGCTGGTAACACAAGAGGCGACCCCCCGTGAGCCCGCGCTACTGTCCACATCTAGAGGTGCACGCGAAGCCGCCGTCTGCAACGACGGATCGAACAGGTACAACTGCTTCGTAAGGAGATCTGTTGTAATGGCGGAGGGGGCTGGACCAGGGAAGAGCACCTGCAGACCTTTGACTGGGACACGCGGGCGCTGGAAGGCGGCCGCCTGTTGAAGCGCCCCGCGAGGATGAACGCAGCACCATCGGCGACTgctggtggggagggggaggggggggggcgccaCATGAGAGGTGATTGCCCGGTAGAATGGCGGCGGACTACCTCTTTGTCATGAACACATGGACGAGAAGAGACACACGGAGACTGTGATGGTTGGGTGGGTGCCGTGCGGGGTGAAGGGGGCCGAATTGTCTAGTATGACGGCAGCACAAGAGCACGACGGATATGCACAGATAGCGCGCCAGACTTGGCTGGTCGGCAAAGAGTGTGGCACCCACGCTGATGGATcagcagaggaaggagagggcagGACATCAGAGCACGCAAGTAACGGAAACAACAAAGAAAtacaagagaagaagagcaacaaaGAGACTGAAGAGGAGCGCAGCAGAAGTGCGGGTGGACCACGCCATTCGGCAAGAACAGGAATCACCCCTTCGACGCACCTCTCTGTTCACACACATACTTGCCACTCCACGACTGTCGGCCTTCTCGATGATATGTCCCTCTTCGCCGGACCATCCTGCAGGAGTGGCAATCAAGAATATGCCCTTTGGTTGCTGTGTTTCGCATTCTGTGGAGAGTTTCTCCAATCACACCTCCGCCGACACCACTTCGCCTTTTTAACAATGAGCGCCCACACGCCTACAGAGGTGACTTCGCCAGGCTCCGGCACTCATTCGTTGTGAGCGtcacagcgccgccacgcttCTGCCACGCAGCCTCGAACTTCTCTGCGTCCGTTTGCAGAGAGCCGCCACCGACAGTCTTCCTcgcagaggcagcgctgtCAGGGCCAAAGGCTACTTGGTAGTCCGCGTACAGATCCTTCACAAACCTCACAATGCCTTCACAACGGGGCAGCACCGTCACTAGtgcgcacaccacacagACGCCGCCCACCAGGTACTGCAGCGCGTGTGCTCGATCGATTCGCTCTTGCAGGTTCCCGAGCACACGGAGGCCGTCATCGTACTCAGGGAAGGGAGCAGAAGGAATCGGCTTGTCGAGGAATGAGCAGAGCGGCTCCCAGCCGTCGCCGTAGCGATACACAAGCAGCGCACTGCGCGGAATCGACATCTTCACACTCTCCTCGTACAACTGCAGCGCGACAGCACGCGGATGTCGCAGTTGGCCATCGTTCGCGTTGTTCGTCTCCTCCTGTCTTTCCCGTTCTGCCGTTGCCGTACCGCGAGAATCGTCGCTGAGGTCATTCACAGGTGTGGCAGAAAGCCCTTTGCTGCCACAGAAGCCTCGCTTCAACTCGGTCGCCTCTGCAGCGAAGGAGCGACGCAAGGCACCGGAGGAAGATATCATGCAGCCTCTCGATTCTCTCGTGCTCAGAGACGACGCGGCCCCGACTGGAGCATCCATCGCCGCTCCGGAAGCATCACCACCAACGACCATCTTGGCTATCATGAGCTGAAAGGCTTTCGTAATTCGATTCTGCGAGGCGCGCTTCGTCGAGATCTGCAAGCGCTCCAGGTATGCTTCGTACTCCTCTGCCCACTTGTCCTTTTCCGTCTCCTCGACCAGGATAATCTTGGTATAACTCGGTGCCTGGCCCAGCAGCACGTCATACACCATGGCACCCGGTGGACCAACAACCGCGTCGTAGTCCGCCAGCACCTTGGCAGGCAGCGCACTTGTTTTGCCGTCCAGCAGCCGGGACCACGCGATAGGGTGAGTGCTGGCGTGACCTTGCTGGTACGTGGAGCGAAGGGTGTAGGGGGTGTAGCCCAACTTACGCAGTGCCGGCGTAAGTGCTCCGCCGTCAGGCAGCATCGTCAGGCACAGCACCCGAAGGTGCGCAAGAGAAGTACAACGGAGCATTTGTGTCGTACCACCCCTCGCAGAGTGGCGGAGATCAGCCAGCGACGGCAGTTCGAGCCGGTTTGCATGAAGGAGCCCGCGTGGTGTTCCGTGTAGGGCGCCACCTGCGCACAACAACAGCCACCCGTACAGCGCAGACGCACCGATGTAGTGCAACGGCGGAAACGAGGGCACAAGCGTGTGGGGTACGCAAGGCAGAAccagagagagcgagagcgagagcgagagagagagagagagcgatggAAACAAATAAAACAGAGGAGAATTTTCGGCAGCAGTCGCTCAACGAACTCTGAAAGAAAAACGCGGTGAGTTGGGCGCAGGCGGGTCCGCTTGGGCGTGGGCTCCTGAGGACACCTGGGGAGATGGCGGGGTGTGGAGTCCGGTACCCGCCATAAAGGAGTGAGAGGGCCGGCTCtcgatggcggcgctggcaccctctgcaaagaaaagggaaaagcgtgcgccccaccccccaatACGGAGGTGCCCGCGCTACATCGGAAGGGCCAGCTGAGCAATTGGGTAGAATCGTGGGTTGGGTATAGACATGTCTGTACGCGTGAAACGTATCCGAGAGACGGACAAGACGTCACGAGGCAGAAGATGACGACCTTGCAGCCGAGTGCCCAAAACGCGAAGACGTACAAGCGCACACAGTAAAGCAGAGtcagggaggaggggagggggggggggggggcaacggTTAAAGCGCGTCTAATGGACATCCCATTGAGCAAAGAAAGTGAAAAGAAAGCGTAAAAATTCGCTGGTATAACCAAAATAAAAGGGGGGCATTCGTGACGGTTCACCGCAGCGTCCTCACGTGGGTCGCGTCACCATGTCAAgagagccacagcagcaccagcagcagcgatgtgCATACAGGGATACAATCTGCGCCGAAGCACCTCATTATGTCAGCCCTCTACAGAGGACACGGCCATGACCCTTTGATAGCGCTCTTGGGACCATAGAAACTGCAGATAGAGCATCGCCGGACGGAAGAGGCTGGGAAAGGACTCGGCCGGAACGCACAGGATGCGTGCACGGCACTCACACACGTACGCTACTGGAAAGGGGCGCCCCTCCATCACCTCCCACCCGCCGATGATGTCGCCCGCCAAAAACGACGCCACCGacgtctcctcctcgttctcttgtttc from Leishmania braziliensis MHOM/BR/75/M2904 complete genome, chromosome 31 includes these protein-coding regions:
- a CDS encoding putative calpain-like cysteine peptidase, with protein sequence MRFRRPRWLCGGSSTKSKARKRYLQTKVHKFKYGGPAVKGDCYPLFEDGRCYRVEVDKRKWFLYNDTLDMEMHIIFTFHKTTAVYKTAHGRTKVRTTPAGGTECTVVVYPLETLPYVKFAEKTQIMYSATRTSRGLDPNYIERINREAKAKCLSETQKVAGVAGVSHDEEELLYRCRKSNIPYVDMSFHPSQASLQRPHDKNSVANMTSITWRRPKDYIPAMAHKEIKLFRHGVDADDIEQGHLGDCWLMCSIAVVAESKTMVKDIFRHPVSRSKRLKEEQAGGYRVYLNKNGWFCNVIVDSYLPTYNGVVYFARSAGDPYELWVSLLEKAYAKIHGSYASIIGGNPLHALQDLTGFPVYAFTKTWRAAANEEEVASQFFKDLLRYRKSGYLISISTPGKDTSAYNVDSRTSNEASLEARYKAAGLSTGHSYSVLKVRQFLIPRVKLLKIRNPWGTGDEWTGAWGKNSDKWQKHLLVRRSCKPSKVSDGTFWMEWRDAVRFFEGGGVCMVKKSWFQYRFPGSFVGIIPSVVLRIELKKRQKVFFTLSQKDRRLRSPGDPEELYKGLLICVTGRNAEKDTQQIVALSTENPEVHPPDRYEYIIARDVGLELELDPAQSPLYVIPRIMVANRNGPKDFTLSMLTPNKSTASGLRVSFVRLPDTCPTFRNVVSFKMDGEKAEHVQFQYKKRGGAPRMKSGITVFEATNVKEKYPFPC